A genomic window from Salvia miltiorrhiza cultivar Shanhuang (shh) chromosome 5, IMPLAD_Smil_shh, whole genome shotgun sequence includes:
- the LOC130985153 gene encoding tyrosine decarboxylase-like has translation MNIPNNDKPENGNAGTIKPLDPEEFRRQGHLVIDFLADYYENVEKYPVRNQVEPGYLKDRLPSSAPNKPEPIEEILRDVQRDIVPGLTHWQSPNYYAYFPSSGSIAGFLGEMLSTGFNVVGFNWMSSPAATELESIVMDWLGKMLKLPSEFLFSGGGGGVLQGTTCEAILCTMVAARDRVLKRIGRDNINKLVVYGSDQTHSAIQKAAQIAGINPSNFRAIATSKATAFGLTGEAFRAQVQSEVESGLVPLFLCATIGTTSSTAVDPLRPLCAVAKEFDIWVHVDAAYAGSACICPEYRHFLDGVEGADSFSFNAHKWFLTTLDCCCLWVKDPSALVKALSTYPEYLRNKASDAKSVIDYKDWQITLSRRFRSLKLWLVIRSYGVANLRKFLRSHIKMAKNFEGLIGMDKRFEVVVPRNFATVCFRISPIEIAGNHQIVSKEEATNNINSKLLETINESGKIYMTHAVIGGVYVMRFAVGASLTENRHVILAWKVVQEHANALLNSS, from the coding sequence ATGAATATTCCGAACAACGATAAGCCAGAAAACGGCAACGCCGGAACAATCAAGCCACTCGACCCGGAAGAATTCCGGAGACAAGGCCATCTAGTCATCGACTTTCTCGCAGATTACTACGAGAACGTCGAGAAATACCCGGTTCGCAATCAGGTCGAACCGGGCTACCTCAAGGACCGGCTACCCAGCTCGGCTCCAAACAAACCGGAGCCGATCGAAGAAATCCTCCGCGACGTTCAGAGAGATATCGTCCCCGGCTTAACACACTGGCAGAGCCCTAATTACTACGCCTACTTCCCGTCGAGCGGAAGCATCGCCGGATTCCTCGGAGAAATGCTCAGCACCGGATTCAACGTCGTCGGATTCAACTGGATGTCGTCCCCGGCCGCCACCGAGCTCGAGAGCATCGTCATGGACTGGCTCGGCAAGATGCTCAAGCTCCCCTCGGAGTTCCTCttctccggcggcggcggcggcgtgttGCAGGGCACCACCTGCGAGGCCATACTCTGCACCATGGTCGCCGCCAGGGATCGGGTTTTGAAGAGGATCGGGAGAGATAACATCAACAAGCTCGTCGTCTACGGCTCGGATCAGACGCACTCCGCGATCCAGAAAGCAGCTCAGATCGCGGGGATAAACCCTAGCAATTTTCGCGCCATCGCGACATCGAAAGCGACCGCATTCGGGCTCACGGGGGAGGCATTCCGAGCGCAGGTCCAATCCGAGGTGGAATCAGGTCTGGTGCCTCTGTTCCTATGCGCGACGATCGGAACGACGTCGTCCACGGCGGTAGATCCGCTCCGCCCGCTCTGCGCGGTGGCGAAGGAGTTCGATATTTGGGTGCATGTCGACGCCGCCTACGCCGGAAGCGCATGCATCTGCCCGGAATACCGCCATTTCCTCGACGGCGTCGAGGGCGCCGATTCCTTCAGCTTCAACGCGCACAAATGGTTCCTAACCACGCTGGATTGCTGCTGTCTGTGGGTGAAGGATCCGAGCGCGCTGGTGAAGGCGCTCTCGACGTATCCCGAATATCTGCGAAACAAAGCTTCCGATGCGAAATCGGTGATCGATTACAAGGACTGGCAGATCACTCTCAGCCGGCGGTTCCGATCGCTGAAGCTGTGGCTCGTCATCCGCAGCTACGGCGTCGCGAATCTGAGGAAATTTCTGCGGAGCCACATCAAGATGGCGAAGAATTTCGAAGGATTGATCGGGATGGACAAGCGGTTCGAGGTGGTGGTGCCGCGGAACTTCGCCACCGTGTGCTTCCGCATATCGCCGATCGAGATCGCCGGAAACCACCAGATCGTGTCCAAGGAGGAGGCGACGAACAACATAAATTCGAAATTGCTGGAGACGATAAACGAATCGGGGAAGATTTACATGACGCATGCAGTGATCGGAGGGGTTTACGTGATGCGGTTCGCCGTCGGCGCGAGCTTGACGGAAAATCGTCACGTGATTTTGGCTTGGAAAGTTGTTCAGGAACATGCAAACGCGCTCTTGAACAGTTCGTAA